Genomic segment of Neorhizobium sp. NCHU2750:
CAGCCCCTTCTGGAATGCCGTCTTCATCAGCCCCGTCCGCGACGAGGCCGGCAAGATCGTCTACTTCTTCGCCTCCCAGCTCGACTTCACCAATGTGAAGAGCCGCGAGGCTGATCTGGCGGCTGCTCGCCACAAGGCCGAAGCGGAGGTCGCCAAGCACACGGCGGAACTCCGCAAGGGGTTGGCAGCCCGCTCGCTGCTCGTCCATGAGGTCGACCATCGCGTGAAAAACAACCTTCTGACGATGGCCTCCATCGTGAAGATGCAGGCGCGCGTGACGAAGGACGAAGCCCAAAAGCAGACGCTGATGTCCGTCCTTAACAGGATCGAAGCCCTGAGCACCGTCCAGCGGAAACTCTTCACATTGGACGACGTTTCCAAGTTCGACATGTCGGACTTCACGCGCGAACTCGTCACCGATCTCGTTGGCGCGACCGGCCGCAAGGACATCCGGCTGACACTCGAACTGTCGCCCGTCTTCGTGCCGGCCGTGAAGGCGACACCGCTCTCCCTGATCGTCAACGAGATCGTGGGAGATGCCGTCCGCCGTGGCCTCAGCGACGGCGGCGGGGACATCCATGTCGAGGTCCGCCGCACGAACGGCCACTTCCACATCAGGGTCGAAGATACCTCCGAACAGATCGAGGTCGATCGTGAAGCGGCGGAGTTCGGCCGGATGCTGCTCGACGCCTCGGCGAAGCAGCTCGACGCCACGATCGAGCGACGGACGGAACACGGAAAGACGACGGTGGAGGTCAATCTCCTCGTCGATGGAAATCAGGAGCAGGCGCATTGAAGGTGATGATTGTCGAAGACGAGATGCTTCTCGCGATGGAGCTGGAGAGCGAAGTCGAGATGGCTGGCCATCAGGTGACCGGGCTTGCCATGAACAGCGAGCAGGCGCGCAGGGAGATGGAAACGGGGCGCCCAGACTTCGCGTTCGTCGATATCCATCTGCAGGACGGACCGACCGGCATCGATGTCGGCCGAAATCTCGCCAAGATGGGCATTCCTTACGTGTTCGTTAGCGGCAATATCAAGAAGATCCCGGCTGATTTCGCGGGCGCGCTGGGTGCCATCGAGAAGCCCTACACCATGAATGGCATGAAAAACGCCCTGACATATATCTCGTCCATCGTCGCAGGCGACGAATCCGCCGAACCGCCAGCCAGTCTTGTGCTGGCGGACGATGTGATGGCGGGTAAGAAGTATGCCTGAACCCACCGGTCTCTTGGTGGTGATGTAAGGGTTTCTACCGGATTGAATTCGGCGCCCATTTCTCCATATATGCCGCATTCCCTCCGACCTTGGCGAAGCGACCCGTCTCGACGACGATCGTTGCCGTCAATGGCTTGGGATGATACCGCCCCTAGCAACCTGTGAGACTTCAGCATTAGATGGACACGCTAGAATCCCCGCCGCTCGTCTTCCTCGACGCAGACCGCAAGATCGCCGGATGGACGGAAGGGGCGACACGTATCCTCGGTAGGGATGAGAATGAAGTCGTCGGCACGCGGTTCGAAGCGCTGCGCGCTGGAACTGACTGGACATACCGCAGGAAGGACGGCTCCCAAATCGAGCTCGTCGTATCGAGCGCTCCCGTTCCTGGTAGCCTGCAGGCGCTGGCCCTGAGATCGACGGCGCGGATGAACGCGCAGGAACAGCTCGAGCTAACCCTGACGAACTCGGACGTGATCGGATCCTGGGATTGGAACGTAACGAGCGACAACGTCTATGCGGACGCGCGGTTTGCAAATACGTTCGGCGTCGATCCCGTAGAGGCGAAGCGTGGCCTTCCCCTGGATACCTTCGTGAATGGAATTCTTGAAGCGGACCGGCCACGGGTCTCGGCCGAAATCCAGCACACGCTCCAAACAGGAGAAGCATTCCGCTGCGAGTACCGCGTGCGTCATGCCGACGGGTCCATCCGAGATGTCATCGCTCGAGGCCGTCTCGTCGCCGGCAAGGACGGGCAGGCAACTCGTTTTCCAGGCGTGCTTTTCGATATCACAGGAAAACGTGCCGCCGAGCGGGCGGCCGCCAAGTCCGACCTTCGATACCGTTCGCTCTTCGACGCCATCGATGCCGGGTTCTGCGTCATCCGGATGATCTGGGACGAGGCTGGAAAGCCGGTGGACTATGAGTTCATCGAGATCAACAGGGCATTCGTCGCGCAGACGGGCATCGAGGACGGTGTCGGCCGCCGGATGCGCGACATCGCACCCAACCACGAGCAGTACTGGTTCGACATCTACGGAGAGGTCGCCCGCAGCCAGCAGAAGACATCCTTTGTCCACGAGGCGGCCGCGCTCGG
This window contains:
- a CDS encoding PAS domain-containing protein gives rise to the protein MSGQDEQQHQTDARNAGDRLVAGHVSEDPFAAAFKATRMPMIVTDPHQHDNPIIFCNAAFLKLSGYSDEDVIGRNCRFLQGPDTDTETVAKIRDAIAAGEDVAVDILNYKKDGSPFWNAVFISPVRDEAGKIVYFFASQLDFTNVKSREADLAAARHKAEAEVAKHTAELRKGLAARSLLVHEVDHRVKNNLLTMASIVKMQARVTKDEAQKQTLMSVLNRIEALSTVQRKLFTLDDVSKFDMSDFTRELVTDLVGATGRKDIRLTLELSPVFVPAVKATPLSLIVNEIVGDAVRRGLSDGGGDIHVEVRRTNGHFHIRVEDTSEQIEVDREAAEFGRMLLDASAKQLDATIERRTEHGKTTVEVNLLVDGNQEQAH
- a CDS encoding response regulator translates to MKVMIVEDEMLLAMELESEVEMAGHQVTGLAMNSEQARREMETGRPDFAFVDIHLQDGPTGIDVGRNLAKMGIPYVFVSGNIKKIPADFAGALGAIEKPYTMNGMKNALTYISSIVAGDESAEPPASLVLADDVMAGKKYA